The proteins below are encoded in one region of Bremerella sp. P1:
- a CDS encoding DUF1559 domain-containing protein codes for MRTFVYRRGGFTLVELLVVIAIIGVLIALLLPAVQQAREAARRMQCTNHLKQLGLALHNHHDTYLRFPPGGAQDQPPFGTATANNTTWGSSWLVYILPFVEENTIYDQWQFYGSSGVFNSNNNAVVKGIEMDKYRCPSSPLPGFSRSNSGNSASVTYVGISGAVDGIIPGYTESRITHNARGGMHSAGGMFFASSKIKFSDLTDGTSNTMAASEHGNWLTDTSNNKQDWRASQPWSWTIGCKSSDSPPNMTYNGDNRPFNITTVRYTINRTTGWTDDEDTTGVGNDGGANIPLNSTHPGGVNVLLGDGSVRFIAETIQLETLGRLATRDDGQVVGEY; via the coding sequence ATGCGCACTTTTGTGTATCGACGCGGTGGATTTACACTGGTCGAACTTCTGGTTGTTATTGCCATTATCGGTGTTTTGATCGCCCTTTTGCTTCCTGCTGTGCAACAGGCTCGTGAAGCCGCACGACGCATGCAGTGCACCAATCACCTGAAGCAACTTGGGTTGGCGCTGCACAATCACCACGATACGTACCTTCGCTTTCCACCAGGCGGTGCCCAGGACCAGCCTCCGTTTGGAACCGCCACGGCAAACAATACAACCTGGGGAAGTTCGTGGCTCGTCTACATTTTGCCGTTCGTTGAAGAAAACACCATTTACGACCAATGGCAATTCTATGGGTCGTCTGGCGTGTTCAACTCCAACAACAATGCCGTGGTCAAGGGAATTGAAATGGACAAGTACCGCTGTCCATCTTCTCCTCTCCCTGGATTTTCTCGATCTAACAGCGGCAACTCCGCCTCGGTCACCTACGTGGGCATTAGCGGTGCGGTAGACGGGATCATTCCTGGCTACACCGAAAGTCGAATCACGCACAACGCCCGTGGCGGTATGCACAGCGCCGGCGGAATGTTTTTCGCCAGCAGTAAGATCAAGTTCTCTGACTTAACCGACGGTACCAGCAATACCATGGCCGCCAGCGAACATGGCAACTGGCTCACCGATACCTCCAACAACAAGCAGGACTGGCGTGCCAGCCAGCCATGGAGTTGGACCATTGGCTGCAAGAGCTCAGACTCGCCACCAAATATGACCTACAACGGCGACAATCGCCCGTTCAACATCACAACGGTTCGTTACACCATCAACCGCACTACAGGTTGGACCGACGACGAGGACACCACGGGTGTTGGCAACGATGGTGGTGCGAACATTCCTCTCAACTCGACCCATCCTGGCGGCGTGAATGTTCTCTTGGGGGATGGCTCAGTGCGATTCATCGCCGAGACCATTCAGCTCGAAACCTTGGGACGTCTCGCTACGCGTGACGACGGTCAAGTCGTCGGCGAATACTAA